The proteins below come from a single Bactrocera tryoni isolate S06 unplaced genomic scaffold, CSIRO_BtryS06_freeze2 scaffold_25, whole genome shotgun sequence genomic window:
- the LOC120780827 gene encoding uncharacterized protein LOC120780827: MILCDYKMSIRYVDARHAGANHDSFVFNVSDLKVHLQNNIQNNTWILGDAGYPLHKFLMTPYRLAEASSPKARYNQYTQRPGIFKSGQLVYSRLESPEEIPSTSNTTMTNDVLDIEREEEDTARIIRYNIMTSL, from the exons atgatt ctttgtgATTATAAAATGTCTATTCGGTATGTGGATGCTAGGCATGCAGGCGCAAATCATgactcttttgttttcaatgttagCGATTTGAAAGTGCATTTACAGAACAACATACAGAATAACACTTGGATCTTGG GCGACGCTGGCTATCCtctgcacaaatttttaatgacgCCTTATCGCTTGGCGGAAGCTTCTTCACCCAAAGCACGCTACAATCAGTACACTCAAAGGCCCGGAATATTTAAGAGCGGACAACTGGTGTACTCAAGAT TGGAATCTCCGGAAGAAATACCATCTACTTCAAATACTACAATGACCAATGATGTTTTGGACATAGAAAGAGAAGAAGAGGATACGGCTCGAATAATTCGCTATAATATTATGACTTCcctctaa